In one window of Flavobacterium ginsengisoli DNA:
- a CDS encoding TatD family hydrolase has product MNYIDIGINLTNKQFQNDIDDVIQDALDADVSQMILTGTSVRNSEESAKIARQYPGVLYATAGIHPHDAKSFDAQSISKLRKLLELKHVVSVGECGLDFDRDFSPRNKQEECYKAQLELAIEVQKPLFLHERNAFSSFMNITKDYLPKLPKAVVHCFTGTLQEAKTYLDNGFYLGFTGAISDVKRFSHLKEVIQYVPLDQMMIETDAPFMLPKNVPNSLLKKYHERRCEPAFLPYVAGTIAQFKGITLAKVAEETTRNSKSFFGI; this is encoded by the coding sequence ATGAATTACATAGACATAGGAATCAACCTAACCAACAAACAATTCCAAAACGACATAGACGATGTCATACAAGACGCGCTCGACGCCGATGTATCGCAAATGATACTCACAGGCACCAGCGTACGAAATAGCGAAGAATCTGCTAAGATTGCGAGGCAGTATCCGGGCGTGTTGTACGCTACGGCGGGAATACATCCGCATGATGCGAAGAGTTTTGATGCGCAGAGTATTTCGAAACTTAGGAAATTATTAGAACTGAAACACGTCGTTTCGGTTGGCGAATGCGGACTCGATTTTGATCGCGACTTTTCGCCTCGAAACAAACAGGAAGAATGTTACAAAGCCCAGCTCGAATTGGCGATTGAAGTACAGAAACCTTTGTTTTTGCACGAAAGAAACGCTTTTAGTTCGTTTATGAATATCACAAAAGACTATCTTCCGAAACTGCCAAAAGCCGTTGTGCATTGTTTTACGGGAACTTTGCAAGAAGCCAAAACCTATCTCGATAACGGATTTTATCTCGGTTTTACGGGAGCGATTTCAGATGTCAAACGTTTCAGCCATTTAAAAGAAGTCATTCAGTACGTACCGCTCGACCAAATGATGATTGAAACCGATGCGCCGTTTATGCTTCCTAAAAATGTCCCGAACAGCCTCTTGAAGAAATACCACGAACGCCGTTGCGAACCTGCTTTTCTGCCGTATGTTGCCGGAACAATTGCACAGTTTAAAGGGATTACTTTAGCTAAAGTAGCAGAGGAAACGACGAGGAATTCTAAAAGCTTTTTTGGAATTTAA
- a CDS encoding DUF434 domain-containing protein, producing MTSLKNRGKEASDDDLFGTEKIQFKLKEAVTDLSYFLSRGYGEKATLALVGNRYRLNSRQQQAVRGMSASQSQIEDRKSKEIQSQDLEGKEIAIDGFNALILLESILSNAYVFRGQDGFIRDLSSVHGTYKRVKQTSQAIEIIADFYKKEKIKTIYWFFDKPVSNSGRLKKMIEEIALENQYDWQVELVYNPDKVIAESNWIAVTSDAWILDNASANFNLMKYMLLKMNIKETVISCE from the coding sequence ATGACTAGTCTTAAAAACAGAGGAAAAGAAGCAAGCGACGATGATTTATTCGGAACAGAGAAAATACAGTTTAAACTCAAAGAAGCTGTAACCGACTTGTCTTATTTTCTGAGTAGAGGTTATGGCGAAAAAGCAACATTAGCTTTAGTTGGAAACCGATATCGTTTAAATTCCCGACAGCAACAGGCAGTTCGCGGAATGAGCGCTTCTCAAAGTCAGATTGAAGATCGAAAATCTAAAGAAATTCAAAGTCAGGATTTAGAAGGAAAAGAAATTGCTATAGATGGTTTTAATGCTTTGATTTTGTTAGAAAGCATTTTATCAAACGCTTATGTTTTTAGAGGACAAGATGGATTCATTCGTGATTTGTCAAGTGTACACGGAACTTATAAAAGAGTGAAACAGACATCACAGGCAATAGAAATAATTGCTGACTTCTACAAAAAAGAAAAGATAAAAACAATTTATTGGTTTTTTGATAAACCTGTTTCAAATAGCGGAAGATTGAAAAAGATGATTGAAGAAATAGCTTTAGAAAATCAATATGATTGGCAAGTGGAATTGGTTTATAATCCCGATAAAGTAATTGCAGAAAGCAATTGGATTGCTGTGACTTCTGATGCTTGGATTTTGGATAATGCTTCAGCTAATTTTAATTTGATGAAGTATATGCTGTTGAAAATGAATATAAAAGAAACTGTGATTTCTTGTGAATAA